The window GTTTTCCTTGACGGCAGGCGAACCATGGCGCTGCCACGCGGCGGCCGGCTGGAGGCGGTGCGAGGCAGTGAACCGGTGCGCTGGGTGCGGCTGGATTCCGCTCCCTTCGCGGACCGGATGGTGCGCAAGTTCCAGCTACCTGTGACCGGCTGGCGAGGCAGACGGCGAACGGAGAGCACACGTGCTGACAGAGATCAGGATTGACAGTCTCGGTGTCATATCCGCGGCCACCGCGCAGTTCCACGAGGGTCTGACGGTTCTCACCGGTGAGACGGGCGCGGGCAAGACGATGGTGGTAACCAGTCTGCACCTGCTCAGCGGCGCCCGCGCCGACCCGGGCCGGGTGCGCTTGGGTGCCGAGCGCGCGGTGGTGGAGGGGCGGTTCACCGTCGAGGATCTCAACGAGGAGGCGCGCGAGCAGGTCGGCAAGGTGCTCGAGTCGGCGGCCGCGGTCGCCGACGACGACGGCAGCGTCATCGGGATTCGTACGGTGGGCAGCGACGGGCGTTCCCGCGCGCATCTGGGTGGTCGCGGTGTGCCCGCCTCCGTGCTGGCGGATTTCACCGCACCGCTGCTGACCGTGCACGGCCAGAACGATCAGTTGCGGCTGCAGAAGCCCGAACAGCAACTGGCCGCACTGGATCGGTTCGCGGGCGAGACCGTGGTCTCGCTGCTGCGCACCTATCAGATGAACCGGCGCGCCTGGCTGAACGCCCGTGAGGAACTGTTGGAGCGCACCGCGCGCAGCAGGGAACTGGCTTTGGAGGCCGATCGGCTCAAGCACTCCCTCGACGAGATCGACGCCGTCGCACCCGAACCCGGCGAGGACGTCCGCACCGTCGAGGAGGTCCGCAGGCTCAGCGATCTGGATTCGCTGCGCGAAGCCGCTGCCGTGGCCCACGCCGCGCTGGCCGGTCCGGCCGAGGACCCCGAGGCCGGTTCCGGTGCGCTGGAACTGCTCGGCGCGGCACGCGCGCGCCTGGAATCGGCCGAGGATTCCGCGCTTTCGGCCTTGGTTCCCCGGCTCGGCGAGGCCATCGCGGTGGTGGTCGACCTGACCACCGAGCTCAGCGGGTATCTCGCGGACCTGCCGTCGGACCCCAGCGCACTGGACTCGCTGCTCAATCGGCAGGCGGAGCTGAAGAGCCTGACCCGCAAGTACGCGCCCGACATCGACGGCGTCATCGCCTGGGCCGAGGATTCCAGGAAGAGGCTGGAATCCCTCGACGTCTCCGAGGAGACGTTGACCAAGCTGGCCGAAGAGGTGGAGGTCGCCGCCGAGAGGTTGCGGTCCTCGGCGGGCAAGTTGAGCACTGCGCGCCGCAAGGCGGCGGGCAAGCTGGCCGCCGCGGTCAGTGCCGAGCTGGCGGGCCTGGCGATGGGGAAGGCGCAGTTGGATGTCCGGGTGCTGCCCGTGCCCGCGGGCTCGCAGGATTCGGCGCCGCTGACCGTCGACGGCGCGACCCTGCACGCCGGGCCGAACGGCGTGGACGATGTGGAATTCCGGTTGTCCGCGCATTCGGGCGCGCAGTCGCTGCCGTTGAGCAAGAGTGCCTCCGGTGGCGAGCTGTCCCGGGTGATGCTGGCGCTGGAGGTGGTGCTGGCGAGTTCCGATCACGGCGCGACGATGGTGTTCGACGAAGTCGACGCCGGTGTCGGCGGTCGCGCG is drawn from Nocardia higoensis and contains these coding sequences:
- the recN gene encoding DNA repair protein RecN, which produces MLTEIRIDSLGVISAATAQFHEGLTVLTGETGAGKTMVVTSLHLLSGARADPGRVRLGAERAVVEGRFTVEDLNEEAREQVGKVLESAAAVADDDGSVIGIRTVGSDGRSRAHLGGRGVPASVLADFTAPLLTVHGQNDQLRLQKPEQQLAALDRFAGETVVSLLRTYQMNRRAWLNAREELLERTARSRELALEADRLKHSLDEIDAVAPEPGEDVRTVEEVRRLSDLDSLREAAAVAHAALAGPAEDPEAGSGALELLGAARARLESAEDSALSALVPRLGEAIAVVVDLTTELSGYLADLPSDPSALDSLLNRQAELKSLTRKYAPDIDGVIAWAEDSRKRLESLDVSEETLTKLAEEVEVAAERLRSSAGKLSTARRKAAGKLAAAVSAELAGLAMGKAQLDVRVLPVPAGSQDSAPLTVDGATLHAGPNGVDDVEFRLSAHSGAQSLPLSKSASGGELSRVMLALEVVLASSDHGATMVFDEVDAGVGGRAAVEIGRRLARLARTHQVIVVTHLPQVAAFADTHLVVDKADDGEGTVNSGVRALTKDERVVELARMLAGLDDTETGRAHAEELLEMARAERADA